The following proteins are co-located in the Hypomesus transpacificus isolate Combined female chromosome 23, fHypTra1, whole genome shotgun sequence genome:
- the hacd2 gene encoding very-long-chain (3R)-3-hydroxyacyl-CoA dehydratase 2 yields the protein MSAPGMGSTKTAHSDVSQKKKRGPGALATAYLVIYNVVMTAGWLVIAVGLVRAYLARGSYHGLYYSIEKPLKFFQTGALLEVLHCAVGIVPSSVVLTGFQVMSRVFLTWAVTHSVREVQSEDSVLLFVAAWTITEIIRYSFYTFSLLNHLPYLIKWARYTFFLVLYPMGVTGELLTIYAALPYVQKTGLYSVTLPNKYNFSFDYHTFLILTMISYIPLFPQLYFHMMRQRKKVLGHVEDYTKVE from the exons ATGTCAGCACCTGGTATGGGGAGCACCAAAACAGCTCACAGTGATGTGAGCCAAAAGAAGAAGAGGGGACCAGGTGCCCTGGCGACGGCGTATCTGGTTATTTATAACGTGGTTATGACAGCTGG GTGGCTGGTGATAGCTGTGGGCCTGGTTCGTGCTTACTTGGCCAGAGGCAGCTACCATGGTCTATACTACTCTATAGAGAAGCCCCTAAAGTTCTTCCAAACTGGTGCTCTCCTGGAG GTATTGCACTGTGCTGTGG GCATTGTTCCATCCTCAGTGGTTCTGACAGGATTCCAGGTGATGTCTCGAGTGTTCCTCACCTGGGCTGTGACTCACAGTGTCAGAGAG GTCCAAAGTGAGGACAGTGTCCTTCTGTTTGTAGCGGCCTGGACCATTACAGAGATCATCCGGTACTCCTTCTACACATTCAGCCTGCTCAACCACCTGCCCTACCTCATCAAATGGGCAAG GTACACTTTCTTCCTTGTGCTGTACCCAATGGGTGTCACTGGGGAGCTGCTAACTATCTACGCAGCCCTGCCATATGTACAGAAGACTGGCCTATACTCTGTCACTCTGCCCAACAAGTACAACTTCTCCTTTGATTACCACAccttcctcatcctcaccaTGATCTCCTACATTCCAC tCTTCCCACAGCTGTATTTCCACATGATGCGTCAGAGGAAGAAAGTCCTGGGGCATGTGGAGGACTATACCAAAGTGGAGTAA